A portion of the Sphaerochaeta pleomorpha str. Grapes genome contains these proteins:
- the uvrB gene encoding excinuclease ABC subunit UvrB, producing the protein MKESKVDGTWGGETIENIHGVVSNEQKRFAVVAPYEPSGDQAQAIEKLAEGLQQGDRCQTLKGVTGSGKTYTMAKIIEKIQRPTLVLSHNKTLAAQLYREFKSFFPDNAVEYFVSTYDYYQPEAYVPGRDLYIEKATDINQEIDRLRLSASFSLMERRDVIVVATVSCIFGLANPVSVRDMVHTFRAGEAFHHHDVLDQLVRMQYERNDMILKRGAFRVKGDFLEICPSYVENAVRISIDWDEIASIQWFDPVSGEKQEKVESFTLYPAKQFVMPQEEIKAAIQRIRSEMDDQVEYFNSLGKPLEAERIKTRVEYDLEMLQEIGYCSGIENYSRPLSDRKAGERPAVLLDYFPPDFVTFIDESHVTLSQVGAMYEGDRSRKLNLVNYGFRLPSALDNRPLKAAEFNEVVGQRIFVSATPGAVELAQSTQMVEQVIRPTGLLDPEIDVRPTEGQMENLYGEIRKTIAKNQRVLITTLTKRMSEDLTDYFAGLGLKVRYLHSEIETIERVELLRDLRLGVFDVLVGINLLREGLDLPEVSLIAILDADKIGFLRSATSLIQIVGRAARNSDGHVIMYADKMSSAMEQAIMETNRRRSIQMAYNTEHGITPTTIIKAIHDLIQREQEDTRQNEKQDLSILKGGFNMLNANERKKYIKALEKEMLQAAKNLEFERAAVIRDEIEVVRNGQFNT; encoded by the coding sequence ATGAAAGAGAGTAAAGTTGACGGTACTTGGGGTGGCGAGACGATTGAAAACATCCATGGTGTTGTTTCCAATGAACAGAAACGGTTTGCCGTTGTAGCTCCGTATGAACCTTCGGGTGACCAGGCGCAGGCAATCGAAAAACTCGCCGAGGGACTGCAGCAAGGCGACCGTTGCCAGACCCTTAAGGGGGTGACCGGAAGTGGCAAGACCTATACGATGGCCAAAATCATTGAGAAGATTCAGCGCCCTACGTTGGTGTTGTCCCACAATAAAACGCTTGCTGCCCAGCTCTACCGGGAATTCAAATCATTTTTCCCCGACAATGCAGTTGAATATTTTGTCTCGACCTATGACTACTACCAACCTGAAGCCTATGTCCCGGGAAGGGACCTGTATATTGAGAAAGCTACGGATATCAACCAGGAAATAGACAGGCTGAGATTATCTGCTTCTTTTTCACTCATGGAAAGGCGTGATGTCATCGTTGTTGCAACTGTCTCCTGTATTTTCGGACTAGCCAATCCAGTGTCAGTAAGGGATATGGTCCATACCTTTCGTGCAGGGGAAGCCTTCCATCATCATGATGTGCTCGACCAATTGGTCCGTATGCAATATGAACGCAACGATATGATTCTCAAACGCGGAGCTTTCCGTGTCAAAGGTGATTTTCTTGAGATTTGTCCCTCCTACGTAGAGAACGCGGTACGTATCTCCATTGACTGGGATGAGATAGCCTCGATTCAATGGTTCGACCCAGTCTCAGGGGAGAAACAGGAAAAGGTAGAGAGTTTTACTTTGTACCCAGCCAAGCAGTTTGTCATGCCACAGGAAGAGATCAAGGCTGCAATCCAACGCATACGAAGCGAAATGGATGATCAGGTTGAATATTTCAATAGCCTGGGGAAACCCCTTGAGGCAGAAAGGATCAAGACCAGGGTAGAATATGACTTGGAGATGCTCCAGGAAATTGGCTATTGTTCAGGTATCGAGAACTATTCCAGGCCCTTGAGTGATAGGAAGGCAGGAGAAAGGCCTGCTGTGTTGCTTGACTATTTCCCGCCTGATTTTGTTACGTTCATCGATGAATCCCATGTAACCCTGTCCCAGGTGGGGGCGATGTATGAAGGCGATCGGTCGAGAAAACTCAACCTAGTGAATTATGGGTTCCGTCTACCCTCTGCCCTCGACAACAGGCCTTTGAAAGCAGCGGAATTCAACGAGGTTGTCGGGCAACGGATTTTTGTTTCAGCCACTCCCGGCGCAGTTGAACTTGCTCAGAGTACCCAGATGGTGGAACAGGTTATCCGCCCCACCGGGTTGCTCGACCCTGAAATCGATGTACGTCCGACCGAAGGCCAGATGGAGAATCTGTATGGGGAAATACGCAAGACGATTGCAAAGAACCAGCGTGTTCTCATTACTACGCTGACGAAGCGTATGAGTGAGGACCTTACCGACTATTTTGCAGGTCTTGGCCTGAAGGTAAGGTACTTGCACTCGGAAATCGAAACCATTGAGCGGGTTGAGCTGCTCCGCGATCTTCGGCTCGGGGTGTTTGATGTACTGGTGGGTATCAACTTGTTGCGCGAAGGCTTGGACCTTCCTGAGGTTTCCCTCATCGCAATCCTTGATGCAGACAAAATAGGATTCCTTCGCTCGGCTACCTCCTTGATTCAGATAGTAGGACGTGCGGCACGTAACTCTGATGGCCATGTCATTATGTATGCAGACAAAATGAGCAGTGCCATGGAACAGGCCATTATGGAAACAAATAGAAGACGTTCCATCCAGATGGCTTACAATACAGAGCATGGAATTACCCCTACTACCATCATCAAGGCTATCCACGACCTTATCCAACGGGAACAGGAAGATACCAGGCAGAACGAGAAGCAGGACCTTTCCATTCTCAAGGGTGGGTTCAATATGCTCAATGCCAATGAACGTAAGAAATATATCAAGGCTCTGGAGAAGGAGATGTTGCAGGCAGCCAAGAATTTGGAATTTGAGCGTGCTGCGGTTATCCGTGATGAGATCGAGGTAGTCCGTAACGGTCAGTTCAATACCTAA